A single region of the Podospora pseudopauciseta strain CBS 411.78 chromosome 1, whole genome shotgun sequence genome encodes:
- a CDS encoding hypothetical protein (COG:S; EggNog:ENOG503NVN9) produces MTSHKNDGPKLPVQQLAILAIARFAEPLALTSVFPYLPEMIASFGVEKNEVARWAGLTGAIFSISQSCTAVAWGRASDKFGRKPIILIGLLSTMICFLVWGMSTSLPMAITARAIMGSGNGNVGIIRTMVAEMVPERVLQPKAFSLMPLVWSIGSVFGPAFGGFFAQPAKQFPNVFGNIEFFKTYPFALPNIMACCVFFISFMTGLLFLKETLESKRNKRDWGLELGEKLTRPFHRSKRTKNLRRRSFVDSEASAPLLAQSAMSSSSSHLESKHSDPVSMKDIFAPQTSINLICYTFLALHSVAYDQVLPVFLNYPRVIPDEHNTSLPFKFTGGFGLSSDKIGTIYTVYGISCGVIQFFLFPKLCAMFGVLGIYRFATVVFPIIYFLTPYTVLVQDTTARHIFFLTIMLVKGFVVIVAFPCTTILLTNSATSLRILGTLNGVATTFSGLGRAAGPAAAGAVFSWGVQRGYVIAAWWFLGLIALMGTIPPWFIIEGDGPTASSTATSTSTSDGEEESLLQRDDDDDSSVDGYDEVAVLEALEGEDSESETEPGKERKKRTTNGSYGTMNNGTAS; encoded by the exons ATGACTAGTCATAAGAATGATGGGCCAAAGCTGCCTGTGCAGCAGCTGGCCATTCTCG CCATTGCCAGGTTCGCCGAGCCCCTTGCACTCACCTCAGTCTTCCCCTATCTTCCAGAGATGATCGCCAGCTTTGGGGTAGAGAAGAATGAGGTTGCGAGATGGGCAGGTCTTACCGGTGCCATATTCTCTATAAGTCAGAGCTGTACGGCTGTGGCATGGGGACGGGCGTCAGATAAATTTGGAAGGAAACCCATCATCCTGATAGGGTTGCTCAGCACGATGATTTGCTTTCTTGTCTGGGGTATGTCGACAAGCTTGCCCATGGCCATCACCGCAAGAGCTATCATGGGAAGCGGCAACGGCAATG TTGGCATCATCAGAACCATGGTAGCCGAAATGGTGCCGGAAAGAGTTCTTCAGCCCAAAGCCTTCTCACTCATGCCCCTTGTGTGGTCAATAGGCTCTGTCTTTGGGCCTGCCTTTGGTGGCTTCTTTGCTCAGCCTGCCAAGCAGTTTCCCAACGTTTTTGGAAACATTGAGTTCTTCAAGACTTACCCCTTTGCTTTGCCAAATATCATGGCATGCTGTGTATTTTTCATTTCTTTCATGACCGGATTGTTGTTCCTCAAG GAAACACTCGAAAGCAAACGCAACAAACGCGACTGGggcctcgagctcggcgagaAACTAACTCGTCCTTTCCACCGCTCCAAGCGTACCAAGAATCTCAGAAGGCGCTCCTTTGTTGACAGCGAGGCATCTGCCCCTCTGCTTGCCCAGTCCGCCATGTCAAGCAGCTCTTCGCACTTGGAATCCAAGCACTCCGATCCAGTATCGATGAAGGACATTTTCGCCCCTCAGACGTCGATAAACCTCATCTGCTACACCTTCTTGGCTCTTCACTCAGTAGCGTACGACCAAGTCCTGCCTGTGTTCCTCAACTACCCCCGTGTGATCCCTGACGAGcacaacacctccctcccgtTCAAGTTCACCGGCGGCTTCGGCCTCAGCTCGGACAAAATCGGCACAATCTACACGGTCTATGGCATCTCCTGTGGAGTGATTCAGTTTTTCCTGTTTCCCAAGCTGTGTGCCATGTTTGGTGTGCTGGGAATCTACCGCTTTGCCA CCGTCGTATTCCCTATAATATACTTCTTGACGCCCTACACAGTTCTCGTCCAGGATACCACCGCTCGGcacatcttcttcttgaccatCATGCTGGTCAAAGGATTTGTCGTTATCGTCGCCTTCCCTtgcaccaccatcctcctgaCCAACTCTGCTACCTCCCTCCGGATCCTTGGGACCTTGAACGGAGTAGCGACGACCTTTTCCGGACTAGGGAGAGCTGCGGGGCCCGCCGCTGCCGGTGCGGTCTTCAGCTGGGGCGTGCAGAGAGGATACGTGATTGCAGCGTGGTGGTTTCTGGGGTTAATCGCCTTGATGGGGACGATCCCGCCTTGGTTTATTATCGAAGGTGATGGCCCTACCGCTTCCTCGACAGCCACATCAACTTCCACCTCTgacggggaagaagagagccTGCTCCAGcgtgacgacgatgacgataGCAGCGTTGACGGGTACGACGAAGTAGCTGTTTTAGAAGCATTGGAGGGCGAGGACTCAGAATCGGAGACTGAGCCcgggaaggaaaggaaaaagaggacAACGAACGGGAGTTATGGAACAATGAATAATGGGACAGCGAGTTGA
- a CDS encoding hypothetical protein (EggNog:ENOG503NXAM; COG:I; COG:Q) gives MASKVALGPMLAVTTAASIGVAKKFDLPLAQTVGTALAAAIPFYLFVWLSYLYPIYFSELRHVPTVPGNPLIGQFFTIITEECGVPQRRWHKELGPIIRYYFPFGAERLSVADDEALKHMTVKNPYNYPKPVRAKLWMVRILGEGILLAEGTDHVVQRKALTAGFSIGAIRSLTPIFWEKSLIMAKLWKEEMTTSHLRVKSFEALEWLNRCTLDIIGKAGFGYDINSLEDPDVPIREAYRLVFAFDLFSRLLHGMQAFIPASKHIPSKMNRDMETSRGIILDKATEIITTKLDEAENNIGKKDILALIAKENKKLKENGEEGLSFDTMRDQIMTFLGAGHDTTATAVAWTVHLLSTHPEIQSKLREEIREHMPFLFDASTRHDPRLLASVDPDKLPFMDNVCRESLRYIPPIPMTVRQSIADDTLGQYKVPGGTVIYVLANTINRLPCYWGDTADEFDPDRWDDLPPSVVPNAFMTFLQGPRGCIGRKFAETEMKILLCVLLSEFEFGRDYETADPEEWKMWRLVLRPKEGVTVRVSLLGGSGEVMIDGGKGRGR, from the coding sequence ATGGCCTCAAAAGTCGCTCTCGGCCCCATGCTGGCGGTaaccacagcagcatccATCGGTGTCGCGAAGAAATTCGACCTGCCTCTGGCCCAGACTGTCGGGACAGCGTTGGCAGCAGCCATCCCCTTCTACCTTTTCGTCTGGCTGAGCTATCTTTACCCAATCTACTTCTCGGAGCTGAGACACGTTCCCACTGTCCCGGGTAACCCTCTCATAGGGCAGttcttcaccatcatcaccgaggaGTGCGGCGTCCCCCAGCGTCGCTGGCACAAGGAGCTCGGTCCCATCATCCGCTACTACTTTCCCTTTGGCGCCGAGAGACTGTCCgtcgccgacgacgaagccCTCAAGCACATGACGGTGAAAAACCCGTACAATTACCCCAAGCCCGTTCGGGCCAAGCTCTGGATGGTCCGCATTCTTGGTGagggcatcctcctcgccgaaGGCACCGACCACGTCGTCCAGCGCAAGGCCCTCACAGCCGGCTTCTCCATCGGCGCTATCCGCTCGCTCACGCCCATCTTTTGGGAAAAGTCCCTCATCATGGCCAAGCtctggaaggaggagatgaccacctcccacctcaGGGTCAAATCGTTCGAGGCGTTGGAATGGCTGAACCGCTGCACCCTCGACATCATCGGCAAGGCCGGTTTCGGGTACGACATCAACTCCCTCGAGGACCCTGACGTCCCCATCCGCGAGGCCTACCGTCTCGTCTTCGCCTTTGACCTCTTttctcgcctcctccacggaATGCAAGCTTTCATCCCTGCCTCGAAGCACATCCCCTCCAAGATGAATCGCGACATGGAAACCTCCCGAGGTATCATCCTCGACAAAGCAACcgagatcatcaccaccaagctcgACGAGGCGGAGAACAACATCGGCAAGAAGGACATCCTTGCTCTGATTGCGAAAGAGaacaagaagctcaaggagaacggggaggaggggctgtCATTTGACACGATGCGGGATCAGATCATGACGTTTCTGGGGGCGGGGCATGACACCACTGCCACGGCGGTGGCGTGGACTGTTCACCTTTTGTCGACGCACCCTGAAATTCAGAGCAAACTCCGTGAGGAAATCCGGGAGCACATGCCCTTTTTGTTTGACGCCTCCACCCGCCACGATCCTCGTCTTTTGGCGTCCGTAGACCCGGATAAGCTCCCCTTCATGGACAATGTCTGCAGGGAATCACTGAGATACATCCCCCCGATCCCCATGACAGTAAGGCAGTCCATCGCGGACGACACTTTGGGTCAGTACAAAGTCCCGGGTGGGACTGTGATCTACGTGCTTGCCAACACGATCAACCGGCTTCCGTGCTACTGGGGGGATACGGCGGATGAGTTTGACCCGGACAGGTGGGATGATTTGCCGCCGAGTGTGGTGCCGAACGCGTTTATGACTTTTTTGCAGGGGCCGAGGGGGTGTATTGGGCGGAAGTTTGCCGAGACGGAGATGAAGATTTTGTTGTGTGTGCTGCTGAGCGAGTTTGAGTTTGGGAGGGATTATGAGACGGCTGATCCGGAGGAGTGGAAGATGTGGAGGTTGGTTTTGAGGCCTAAGGAGGGGGTTACGGTTAGGGTTTccttgttgggggggagtggggaggTGATGATTGATGGGGGGAAAGGCAGGGGTAGATAa
- a CDS encoding hypothetical protein (COG:U; EggNog:ENOG503P0TV) produces MMASLSNVLHIIMCFRKRQPSHDESPIPDIPPEIPMPACRDSNRPSSFGGLVSQHNLQRIGIPPLKTESITNNDKLSAVSRVSGATRNPPPIRTPQEMANVPRNVLLEEVLGGLRQLAASPTPLTPTSVRRKYPISMTEQRHPGKPDAKIHWSTKPFEVPRDAVTPELPMSEEGDPLAEARYVSGIPLACLMAGLMFAVFLTSIDRTIISTAIPNITEEFKSTPDIGWYGSAYMLTACAFQPMFGRIYTIFSVKVSYLVAVFLFELGSLLCGISKTSMTLIIGRAIAGLGCAGILTGSFVVVSTTIPLHLRPVFIAIVGLMFGIGASLGPLLGGVFTDLVTWRWCFYINLPVGGATAAAMMIFFHPAKNKGANRPFWQRILALDILGNALLLAASIMLFLALEYTTQGVAWSSAEVIGLLAGCGVVAVIFMAWQWWKGDEALMPPRIVTQRTVAASCGMAFMTYGALINLTFFLPIWFQAIKDDSAIGSGVNMIPYFLVNAFFSLLAGIFVTRIGYVTPPAVIGSAIGTIGLGLLTLLNPRTTTGQWVGYEMVCSVGFGMSIQQGFTAVQTVLAEDDMAVGTAAVVASQSLGGAIILSIGNSVFQHQLLKASEANILPGVDIKKLIDVGAASFHNLVLDDELPLMLEVYNAALRLVFIVGIPMGAMAAIISCFLEFKSVKANKDGDVAKTRAEDVAQKA; encoded by the exons atgaTGGCTTCTCTGAGTAACGTTCTTCATATCATCATGTGCTTTCGAAAGCGCCAGCCCTCTCATGATGAGAGCCCAATACCAGACATCCCCCCCGAGATTCCTATGCCGGCATGTCGAGACAGCAACCGCCCCAGCAGCTTTGGCGGCCTAGTCAGCCAACACAACCTCCAAAGAATCGGCATCCCACCCCTCAAAACCGAgtccatcaccaacaatgACAAGCTCTCAGCCGTCTCACGCGTGTCCGGTGCGACCCGGAATCCCCCACCGATTCGCACGCCACAGGAGATGGCCAACGTGCCCAGGAACGTGCTCCTAGAAGAAGTCCTTGGCGGCCTGCGGCAACTAGCCGCGTCCCCGACCCCCTTGACACCTACCAGTGTTCGACGAAAGTACCCGATTTCCATGACTGAGCAGCGACATCCAGGGAAACCTGACGCAAAAATCCATTGGAGCACAAAGCCATTTGAGGTTCCGAGGGACGCAGTGACCCCAGAACTTCCCAtgtcggaggagggtgacCCTCTGGCAGAGGCCCGTTATGTCTCTGGTATTCCTCTGGCGTGCCTGATGGCTGGGCTGATGTTTGCGGTGTTTTTGACTTCGATTGATAGAACGATTATATCAACG GCTATTCCGAATATTACCGAGGAGTTCAAGTCGACGCCGGATATTGGCTGGTACGGCTCAGCATATATGCTCACAGCCTGTGCCTTTCAGCCCATGTTTGGTCGCATCTATACGATTTTCTCTGTTAAAGTCTCATATCTGGTAGCCGTGTTTCTCTTTGAACTGGGATCGTTACTCTGCGGTATATCAAAGACGTCCATGACTTTGATCATCGGGCGAGCCATTGCAGGGCTGGGGTGTGCAGGCATCCTCACTGGGAGTTTCGTTGTCGTTTCAACCACGATTCCGTTGCATTTGCGGCCTGTTTTCATTGCTATTGTTGGGCTAAT GTTTGGGATCGGTGCTTCCCTTGGACCCCTGCTGGGTGGTGTTTTTACAGACTTGGTG ACATGGCGATGGTGCTTctacatcaacctccccgtTGGCGGTGCCACCGCCGCAGCCATGATGATTTTCTTTCATCCAGCAAAGAACAAGGGAGCCAACCGGCCATTCTGGCAACGTATCTTGGCCTTGGATATCCTTGGAAATGCGCTTCTCCTGGCGGCGTCCATCATGCTCTTCCTGGCGCTTGAGTACACAACCCAGGGGGTGGCCTGGTCAAGTGCAGAGGTTATCGGACTCTTGGCTGGGTGTGGCGTCGTGGCCGTCATCTTCATGGCGTGGCAATGGTGGAAAGGAGATGAGGCGCTGATGCCGCCTCGGATTGTCACTCAGCGTACGGTGGCTGCTTCTTGCGGCATGGCGTTCATGACCTATGGTGCGCTCATCAACCTGACCTTCTTTTTGCCCATCTGGTTCCAAGCAATCAAGGATGACAGCGCTATTGGTTCGGGTGTCAACATGATCCCCTACTTTTTGGTAAACGCCTTCTTTTCGCTCTTGGCTGGCATATTTGTCACCAGGATCGGTTACGTCACGCCTCCAGCCGTGATCGGAAGTGCTATCGGTACTATTGGTCTTGGATTGCTGACGCTCTTGAATCCGCGCACCACGACAGGGCAGTGGGTGGGCTACGAGATGGTGTGCAGTGTAGGGTTTGGCATGTCGATCCAACAGGGATTCACAGCTGTTCAGACGGTACTTGCGGAGGACGACATGGCGGTTGGAACagcagcggtggtggcgtCGCAGTCGTTGGGAGGCGCTATCATCCTATCGATCGGAAACAGCGTGTTTCAACACCAGCTCTTGAAGGCATCAGAGGCTAATATCCTGCCCGGAGTCGACATCAAGAAGCTTATCGATGTGGGCGCGGCTTCATTCCATAATCTTGTACTGGATGATGAGCTGCCATTAATGTTGGAGGTGTACAATGCTGCACTGCGATTGGTGTTTATTGTGGGCATCCCCATGGGTGCAATGGCTGCCATCATTTCATGCTTCCTCGAGTTCAAGTCAGTCAAGGCGAACAAGGACGGTGATGTGGCGAAAACTCGTGCCGAGGATGTTGCGCAAAAAGCGTAA
- the tfs1 gene encoding transcription elongation factor TFIIS (BUSCO:EOG092645TJ; COG:K; EggNog:ENOG503NVD2) — protein MCMIRYFMNRKAQDSLHEGNAISRVAGCAPEWVQLSALGICKVALLGGSRKLGRWGSLFIDINRARLRLPFWKLRHLSKLKPIHPIRDSFITLSHTTISTMDDRSLTKRIQTLHKAAAKEPPSVVLQLLEELKKEPAPTEEQLRSTKAGVVVGKMRSNTNKDIARLATEIVSKWRKNVDSAKDKRKVELAKDSPTPKSVSSPLPPSSSSNKPYEGDTERRHFKTDKVDLKRTGHQARDGCIGVLYNGLAYRATESVEEVVRLAMEVEAAAFRVFKGDTPEYRQKIRGLMTSLKRKDNPALGKRVRSGAITPDTFVKMTDVELASDAQRAEDEKLQQENMKKAQVPMAEKSISDALKCGKCGQKKVSYSQAQTRSADEPMTTFCECTVCGNRWKFS, from the exons ATGTGTATGATCAGGTATTTCATGAATAGGAAAGCTCAAGATTCACTGCACGAGGGAAACGCGATATCACGTGTGGCCGGCTGTGCTCCGGAATGGGTGCAGCTGTCAGCTCTTGGCATCTGCAAGGTCGCTCTCTTGGGTGGATCAAGGAAGCTGGGCCGGTGGGGCTCTCTTTTTATCGATATCAACCGGGCAAGGCTACGATTACCTTTCTGGAAGCTCCGTCACCTTTCCAAACTAAAGCCAATTCACCCGATCCGCGACAGCTTCATCACACTCTCCCACACCACAATATCCACGATGGACGACCGATCGCTTACCAAGCGCATCCAGACGCTGCACAAGGCTGCTGCGAAAGAGCCTCCATCCGTGGTCCTCCAGTTGctggaggagttgaagaaggagccTGCCCCGACTGAAGAGCAGCTTCGT TCCACCAAAGccggcgtcgtcgtcggtaAAATGCGatcaaacaccaacaaaGACATCGCGAGATTGGCTACCGAGATCGTGTCCAAGTGGAGGAAGAACGTCGACTCGGCCAAGGACAAGCGCAAGGTTGAACTCGCCAAGGACTCACCCACCCCGAAGAGTGTCAGCTcgcctctccctccatcatcatcttccaacAAGCCATACGAGGGCGATACCGAGAGACGGCATTTCAAGACGGACAAGGTAGATCTCAAGCGCACCGGCCATCAAGCTCGCGACGGCTGTATTGGCGTTCTTTACAACGGCTTGGCATACAGGGCCACAGAGTctgtcgaggaggttgtcAGACTCGCCatggaggtggaggctgcCGCTTTCAGAGTTTTCAAGGGCGATACGCCAGAGTATCGCCAAAAGATTCGCGGCCTCATGACCAGTCTGAAGCGCAAGGACAACCCTGCCTTGGGAAAGCGCGTGCGATCCGGAGCCATCACGCCGGACACGTTTGTCAAGATGACGGACGTTGAGCTTGCCTCGGATGCCCAGCgtgccgaggacgagaagctgCAGCAGGAGAACATGAAGAAGGCGCAGGTGCCCATGGCGGAGAAGTCGATCAGTGATGCTCTCAAGTGTGGCAAGTGCGGGCAGAAGAAGGTATCGTACAGCCAGGCTCAGACTAGGTCTGCTGATGAGCCGATGACGACATTTTGCGAATGCACTGTGTGCGGTAACAGGTGGAAG TTCTCCTAG
- a CDS encoding hypothetical protein (EggNog:ENOG503P712; COG:S) — MECPPPSKRPRLSLNNNPLEVEEDPLEDELLSLPSEVNARRDPNARLERSRQRAVNKLKTAFESIFEKYGRDFEGVGDEVDLRTGRIVVNNGHIEGMRGSDLLVGESEDEGDGEGENGGGNGGKEYNEEERLLQGVGDAQGLSRLGQDVMLPQMMGMNMGGGVMLPQMMGQSELAMGGGFEGWPGMMGQMGLSNMGFEGQMGPGVMFSGQMEGGMMFPGQMEGFSGWPVEYGLPIDLQTSDPTWQAPALPPSFMYRPAAMTDAPQVKKKRISLAAPRDEQGDNEDDVLLGVFTKNKGMETTETPIKQKLLLPKPPPDTGPEKKKRGLGKRKSKVGSDTPKKSAHKDAEKDVAKAPSPPRDGVAMAEAESTPSKTDGVQPDVEIVTADISSPTTEPEPTATLVETESPKTPEQKPTVMAVRSRPPPVQDSVPAEDPDVYIYVSDSEHKSARKPRNQSLRVEIVAKTPLDISSFRAVTPEQSEGDHPIPQEKDGEENVPPVTMIPLAPEEKETNHSTRPPAVESEIEANGQPEPPGELFTRHVVDAEYDLSDEDQPMQKTQRQPQKQAGASRKKDEGLLRKTLRKPLGIVASDTNTSDKPHDVPMPDAGNLNPKDSSLENQANREDERVAVELKESSPQLAPPIIDTESSIPSIMVRPPQRTEVIYTIGSEETPWPNRRRGRPSFRGRDPRGEIPDSDPIGGFSTQENLDDDVRPPSSSLSFNGDEETTLEIPDSYIEPSSEMGIVEEETPRNHTVPSPTLSSCAPDDEMLGPIASLSLQPQDTEMLDFASIASSPGPAEISDPVPALSSQSQDGAATDTTSSPLPGTPHDNINNMTLESIAITSSPFISKPAQRKGDFHLRPSTPSYLTTPPRRPRGRPPKAKPTPPTIPATTPLSTISNTPTAAEPAKTPAPKPPPTTVKPTTTPTVTKPTKTPTSKRPAPSTKPTKDPTSKPPPVSSSITPTAKRKRRSGVLSLLSDSEDDELAVLSPSVSSVTPIMRSSPASNHVRLFSRVSGTPRGTYLVKKPEGSARKGDKKESFMARVAVKRQVKRVKGGGEDKGKGGRCEGGVGRFFALGV; from the coding sequence ATGGAGTGCCCCCCTCCGAGCAAGCGCCCCCGCCTTTCGttgaacaacaaccccctagAAGTAGAGGAGGATCCACTAGAAGACGAACTCTTGTCGCTGCCGTCAGAAGTCAACGCGAGACGAGATCCGAATGCGAGGCTGGAACGGTCGAGACAGCGGGCGGTGAACAAGCTCAAGACGGCGTTTGAGAGCATCTTTGAGAAGTACGGGAgggattttgagggggtgggggacgAGGTTGATTTGAGAACTGGGAGGATAGTGGTTAATAATGGGCATATtgaggggatgagggggagtgACCTCTTGGTTGGCgagagtgaggatgagggggatggggagggggagaatggGGGAGGCAATGGGGGGAAGGAATAtaatgaggaggagaggcttCTTCAGGGTGTGGGAGATGCTCAAGGACTGAGTAGGTTGGGGCAGGATGTGATGCTGCCgcagatgatggggatgaatatgggagggggggtgatgCTTCCACAGATGATGGGGCAGTCGGAATTGGcgatggggggtgggtttgagGGGTGGCCTGGGATGATGGGACAGATGGGGTTGTCGAATATGGGATTTGAGGGGCAGATGGGGCCGGGTGTGATGTTTTCTGGACagatggaggggggtatGATGTTTCCGGGACAGATGGAAGGGTTTAGTGGGTGGCCGGTGGAATATGGACTGCCGATCGATCTACAGACCAGCGATCCGACTTGGCAGGCGCCGGCGCTGCCGCCTTCGTTTATGTACCGGCCTGCAGCGATGACGGATGCGCCtcaggtgaagaagaagcggaTTTCACTTGCTGCGCCGAGGGATGAGCAGGGCGATAATGAGGACGATGTTTTGCTGGGAGTTTTTACGAAGAATAAGGGTATGGAGACGACGGAGACGCCGATAAAGCAGAAGTTGCTGTTGCCGAAGCCGCCGCCTGATACGGGGccggaaaagaagaagaggggacTTGGAAAAAGAAAGTCCAAGGTTGGATCGGATACACCCAAAAAATCAGCGCATAAAGATGCGGAAAAGGATGTGGCGAAAGCGCCTTCGCCGCCACGGGACGGTGTTGCGATGGCTGAAGCGGAGAGTACTCCTTCGAAGACGGACGGAGTTCAGCCAGATGTTGAGATTGTGACGGCCGACATCAGTTCTCCAACAACTGAACCGGAACCGACTGCAACGCTTGTAGAAACCGAGAGCCCGAAGACTCCAGAACAGAAGCCTACGGTGATGGCTGTTCGGTcgcgaccaccaccagttcAAGATTCAGTACCTGCCGAGGATCCAGATGTCTATATCTACGTGTCTGATTCAGAGCACAAGTCCGCTAGGAAACCGCGAAATCAGAGTCTACGGGTGGAGATTGTGGCCAAAACTCCACTGGATATCTCCTCGTTCAGGGCTGTTACGCCTGAGCAAAGCGAGGGTGACCATCCTATTCCACAGGAaaaggatggggaggaaaaTGTTCCACCAGTAACAATGATACCTCTGGCGCCCGAGGAGAAAGAAACAAACCACTCAACCAGACCCCCGGCTGTTGAAAGTGAAATAGAAGCCAATGGCCAGCCGGAGCCGCCAGGAGAACTATTTACTCGGCATGTAGTGGATGCAGAATACGACCTGTCTGACGAAGATCAGCCCATGCAGAAGACGCAACGGCAGCCACAAAAGCAGGCAGGAGCAAGCCGCAAAAAGGACGAAGGTCTGTTACGGAAAACTTTACGCAAGCCACTTGGCATCGTGGCTTCCGACACAAATACGTCGGACAAACCACACGATGTGCCGATGCCTGACGCTGGAAATCTTAATCCAAAAGATTCGAGCCTGGAGAATCAGGCTAACCGTGAAGATGAACGGGTCGCGGTAGAGTTGAAAGAATCGTCACCGCAACTAGCACCACCTATTATTGATACAGAATCATCGATACCAAGCATTATGGTTCGGCCGCCCCAAAGAACAGAAGTTATCTACACAATCGGCAGCGAGGAGACGCCATGGCCAAACAGACGCAGAGGGAGACCATCCTTCAGGGGTAGAGACCCGCGAGGCGAAATCCCAGACTCTGATCCCATTGGCGGTTTCTCGACCCAGGAAAATCTCGACGACGATGTAAGGCCACCATCGTCAAGTCTGTCGTTTAATGGAGACGAAGAGACAACGCTGGAAATACCAGATTCTTATATTGAACCGTCAAGTGAGATGGGAATTGTGGAGGAAGAAACCCCGCGAAATCACACGGTTCCGTCGCCAACTCTGTCATCCTGCGCCCCCGATGATGAGATGCTGGGACCGATCGCTTCTCTATCTTTACAGCCTCAAGATACTGAGATGTTGGACTTTGCCTCCATTGCATCTTCTCCGGGGCCAGCCGAAATATCAGACCCTGTCCCGGCTCTGTCGTCCCAGTCTCAGGACGGGGCCGCCACGGACACGACATCGTCACCACTGCCAGGTACCCCCCACGACAATATTAACAATATGACGCTAGAAAGCATCGCCATTACATCTTCACCATTTATATCCAAACCAGCCCAACGGAAAGGGGATTTTCACCTCAGGCCTTCCACGCCCTCGTATCTTACAACACCACCGAGGAGACCGCGTGGCCGGCCCCCAAAGGcaaaaccaacaccacccaccataCCAGCAACCACACCATTATCCACCATATCAAACACACCAACCGCCGCCGAACCAGCTAAAACCCCAgccccaaaaccaccacccaccaccgtcaagccaacaacaacaccaaccgtCACCAAACCGACCAAAACGCCCACATCAAAACGACCAGCACCCTCGACTAAACCAACCAAGGACCCCACctcaaaaccaccccccgtTTCATCCTCAATTacccccaccgccaaaaGGAAACGTCGCTCGGGGGTGCTGTCTCTGCTCTCCGACTCGGAAGACGACGAGTTAGCTGTCTTGTCGCCGTCTGTTTCGTCTGTGACGCCCATTATGAGGTCTTCTCCTGCTTCGAATCATGTGAGGTTGTTTTCGAGGGTGAGTGGTACGCCGAGGGGGACATACTTGGTCAAAAAGCCAGAGGGCTCGGCAAGGAAGGGGGATAAAAAGGAGAGTTTTATGGCGAGAGTTGCTGTTAAGAGGCaggtgaagagggtgaaaggggggggtgaggataagggaaagggggggaggtgtgaAGGGGGTGTGGGAAGGTTTTTTGCTTTGGGtgtgtga